A genome region from Campylobacter concisus includes the following:
- the pglE gene encoding UDP-N-acetylbacillosamine transaminase: MDRVFLSPPNMSGKEQEYIKKVFESNYIAPLGEYVNKFEESIKSYTGAKDALALSAGTAALHLALRVLGVKEGDLVLASSFTFMASVSPILYEKATPAFIDCDESWNLSPELLKKAISNLPKKPKALVVTHLYGQASKMKEICEICQNEGIALVEDAAEALGGFYGGKALGTFGVMGAYSFNGNKIITTSGGGMLVGDKEFVEKARFYSTQAREPLLHYEHKDYGYNYRLSNVLGAIGVAQMEVLEKRVEQKRKVFEIYEKELGDVLEFMPELPNSRGNRWLTTGVFAKKDAHLKVIKALADENIESRPLWKPMHLQPVFNGALSFINGYSEDLFSRGICLPSGSDMSEETQARVIKIVKENA, from the coding sequence ATGGATAGGGTTTTTTTATCTCCACCAAATATGAGCGGAAAAGAGCAGGAATATATAAAAAAAGTTTTTGAAAGCAACTATATAGCGCCACTTGGCGAGTATGTTAATAAATTTGAAGAAAGTATAAAAAGCTACACCGGAGCAAAAGATGCTCTTGCATTAAGTGCTGGAACGGCTGCGCTACACCTAGCACTTCGCGTCCTTGGCGTAAAAGAGGGTGACTTAGTGCTGGCTTCTAGCTTTACTTTCATGGCTTCAGTCTCGCCTATACTTTATGAAAAAGCAACTCCAGCATTCATAGACTGCGATGAGAGCTGGAATTTAAGCCCAGAACTACTTAAAAAAGCGATCTCAAATTTACCTAAAAAGCCAAAGGCATTAGTCGTCACTCATCTTTACGGCCAAGCTTCAAAGATGAAAGAAATTTGTGAAATTTGCCAAAACGAGGGTATCGCTTTAGTTGAAGATGCAGCTGAAGCACTTGGCGGATTTTACGGCGGTAAGGCACTTGGCACATTTGGTGTGATGGGTGCATATAGTTTTAATGGCAATAAAATAATCACCACTTCAGGTGGCGGTATGCTAGTTGGTGACAAGGAATTTGTAGAAAAAGCTAGATTTTACAGCACGCAAGCAAGAGAGCCATTGCTTCACTACGAGCACAAAGACTATGGCTATAACTACCGCTTAAGCAACGTCCTAGGCGCTATTGGCGTGGCACAGATGGAAGTTTTGGAAAAAAGGGTTGAACAAAAGAGAAAAGTCTTTGAAATTTATGAAAAAGAGCTTGGCGATGTTTTAGAATTTATGCCAGAACTGCCAAATTCTCGTGGCAACAGATGGCTCACAACTGGAGTTTTTGCTAAAAAAGATGCACATTTAAAAGTTATAAAAGCACTAGCTGATGAAAACATCGAGAGTCGTCCACTTTGGAAGCCTATGCATTTACAGCCTGTATTTAATGGTGCGTTAAGTTTTATCAATGGATATAGCGAAGATCTATTTTCAAGAGGAATTTGCTTGCCAAGTGGCAGCGATATGAGCGAGGAGACGCAAGCAAGAGTGATCAAAATAGTCAAGGAAAATGCTTAA
- the hisH gene encoding imidazole glycerol phosphate synthase subunit HisH: MIAIIDYGAGNIKSVINAFKFLGHECVLVSEPDSLKEYSHIVLPGVGAFGEAMTKLKNNGMDEAVREAVKSGKAFIGICLGMQLLFERSFEFGEHKGLSLLPGEVVKFNEANFDKPLKIPHIGWNALEFKQNSPLNLGLKRLEYLYFVHSYHVVCDDKFALAKTTYGYEFTSAVWYENVFGFQPHPEKSHEAGLKILENFARL; encoded by the coding sequence ATGATCGCTATTATTGATTATGGTGCGGGCAATATCAAAAGCGTAATAAATGCTTTTAAATTTCTTGGACATGAGTGCGTTTTAGTAAGTGAGCCTGATAGTTTAAAAGAGTACTCTCACATCGTTTTGCCAGGCGTTGGAGCTTTTGGTGAGGCGATGACAAAGCTAAAAAATAACGGCATGGACGAAGCTGTAAGAGAAGCCGTAAAAAGCGGCAAAGCATTTATTGGTATTTGTCTTGGCATGCAGCTTTTATTTGAGCGAAGCTTCGAGTTTGGTGAGCATAAGGGACTTTCTCTTTTGCCTGGTGAGGTCGTAAAATTTAATGAAGCTAATTTCGATAAACCATTAAAGATACCCCACATTGGTTGGAATGCTTTGGAATTTAAGCAAAATAGCCCATTAAATTTAGGACTAAAAAGGCTTGAGTATTTATATTTTGTACATAGCTATCATGTGGTTTGTGATGATAAATTTGCACTGGCAAAGACAACTTATGGATATGAATTTACAAGTGCGGTTTGGTATGAAAATGTCTTTGGCTTTCAGCCTCATCCAGAAAAAAGTCATGAAGCTGGACTTAAAATTTTAGAGAATTTTGCGAGGTTGTGA
- the pglA gene encoding N,N'-diacetylbacillosaminyl-diphospho-undecaprenol alpha-1,3-N-acetylgalactosaminyltransferase, whose product MARIGFLSHADMSIHFFRRPIMQALKDMGHEVFAIAPKGNFTDELAKSFHAVTYELDKASLNPLTVINNSKKLSQILGELNLDLLQTGAHKSNVFGTFAAKNAGIKHVINLVEGLGSFYIDDDIKTKAVRFVMESLYKLSFAKADACIFVNDADPDYLISRNLIDKSKVYRIKSVGVDTAKFDPAITQAADLGEKKVVLMIARAMWHKGVREFYEAAEILNGYKNCEFVFVGEGFAGNKSTADESFLKGGKVRYLGARNDIPQLLKASYLLALPSYKEGFPRTVLEAMSMAKAVVASDVTGCNEAVKDCYNGLLCKVKDASDLASKIKILLDDEALCAKLGANGRDWAVSEFDEKQIAKRYIEIYRKFIDV is encoded by the coding sequence ATGGCAAGGATAGGGTTTTTAAGCCACGCTGATATGAGCATACACTTTTTTAGACGCCCTATTATGCAGGCTTTAAAAGATATGGGGCATGAGGTTTTTGCTATCGCTCCAAAGGGAAATTTTACTGATGAGCTTGCTAAAAGCTTTCACGCTGTTACATACGAGCTTGACAAGGCGAGCCTAAATCCGCTAACCGTGATAAATAACTCAAAAAAACTATCTCAAATTTTAGGCGAGCTAAATTTAGACCTGCTTCAAACTGGCGCTCACAAGTCAAATGTCTTTGGCACATTTGCCGCTAAAAACGCTGGCATAAAGCACGTGATAAATTTGGTTGAAGGCCTTGGTAGCTTTTATATCGATGATGATATTAAGACAAAGGCCGTACGTTTTGTCATGGAGAGCCTTTATAAGCTCTCTTTTGCAAAAGCTGATGCTTGCATCTTCGTAAATGACGCAGATCCAGACTATCTGATCTCTAGAAATTTGATAGATAAAAGCAAGGTGTATCGCATAAAAAGTGTCGGCGTCGATACTGCTAAATTTGACCCAGCTATCACGCAGGCAGCGGACCTTGGTGAAAAAAAGGTGGTTCTCATGATCGCAAGAGCCATGTGGCACAAGGGCGTTCGTGAATTTTACGAAGCGGCAGAAATTTTAAATGGCTACAAAAACTGCGAATTTGTCTTTGTTGGCGAGGGCTTTGCTGGTAATAAATCAACCGCAGACGAGAGCTTTTTAAAAGGTGGCAAGGTGCGATATCTTGGCGCTAGAAACGACATACCACAGCTTTTAAAAGCTTCTTACTTACTGGCTTTGCCAAGCTATAAAGAGGGCTTTCCAAGAACGGTTTTAGAAGCGATGAGCATGGCTAAAGCAGTCGTTGCAAGTGACGTGACAGGCTGCAATGAAGCTGTAAAAGATTGCTACAACGGGCTTTTATGCAAGGTAAAAGACGCAAGCGATCTTGCTAGTAAGATAAAAATTTTGCTTGATGACGAAGCACTTTGCGCTAAGCTTGGAGCAAATGGCAGGGACTGGGCAGTCAGTGAGTTTGACGAGAAGCAAATCGCAAAAAGATATATAGAAATTTATAGGAAATTTATAGATGTATAG
- the pglC gene encoding undecaprenyl phosphate N,N'-diacetylbacillosamine 1-phosphate transferase, which yields MYRNFLKRVIDILGALFLLILTSPIIIATAIFIYFKVSRDVIFTQARPGLNEKIFKIYKFKTMSDERDANGELLPDEQRLGKFGKLIRSLSLDELPQLFNVLKGDMSFIGPRPLLVEYLPIYNETQKHRHDVRPGITGLAQVNGRNAISWEKKFEYDVYYAKNLSFLLDVKIALMTIEKVLKRSGVSKEGQATTEKFNGKN from the coding sequence ATGTATAGAAATTTTTTAAAGAGGGTGATTGATATTTTGGGGGCTTTGTTTTTGCTCATCTTAACATCGCCTATCATCATAGCAACGGCGATTTTTATCTATTTTAAGGTAAGTCGTGATGTCATTTTTACGCAGGCAAGACCAGGTCTTAATGAGAAAATTTTTAAAATTTATAAATTTAAGACGATGAGCGACGAGCGTGACGCAAATGGCGAGCTCTTACCAGATGAGCAGCGTCTTGGTAAATTTGGCAAGCTAATCCGCTCTCTTAGCCTTGATGAGTTGCCACAGCTTTTTAATGTGCTAAAAGGCGATATGAGTTTCATCGGACCAAGGCCGCTTTTAGTTGAGTATCTACCCATCTATAACGAAACGCAAAAACACCGCCACGACGTGCGCCCTGGTATCACAGGGCTAGCGCAGGTAAATGGCAGAAACGCCATAAGTTGGGAGAAAAAATTTGAGTACGACGTCTATTACGCTAAAAATTTAAGCTTTCTGCTTGATGTAAAGATCGCTTTAATGACCATTGAAAAGGTGCTAAAACGAAGTGGTGTCAGCAAAGAGGGACAGGCGACGACGGAGAAATTTAATGGCAAAAACTAA
- a CDS encoding chemotaxis response regulator CheY gives MKILVVDDSSTMRRIIKNTLQRLGHQEILEAEHGLEAWNILTQNEGIEVLITDWNMPEMNGLELVKKVRAEQKYVDMPIIMVTTEGGKAEVITALKAGVNNYIVKPFTPQVLKEKLEDVLG, from the coding sequence GTGAAGATTTTGGTTGTAGATGACAGTTCAACAATGAGAAGAATCATAAAAAATACTTTACAAAGGTTAGGACATCAAGAAATTCTTGAGGCTGAGCACGGTCTTGAGGCTTGGAATATCTTAACTCAAAATGAAGGTATTGAAGTTCTTATTACTGACTGGAATATGCCTGAGATGAACGGTCTTGAGCTTGTTAAAAAGGTAAGAGCAGAGCAGAAGTATGTTGATATGCCTATCATAATGGTAACAACAGAGGGCGGAAAAGCCGAAGTTATAACAGCTTTAAAAGCAGGTGTTAATAACTACATCGTTAAACCTTTTACGCCACAAGTTTTAAAAGAGAAGCTTGAAGACGTTCTTGGTTAA
- the pglF gene encoding UDP-N-acetylglucosamine 4,6-dehydratase (configuration-retaining), producing MFHATKLKRLVFFLLGDVFIFIFSIYVAYLLRFNADIPDIYVQGLFVTAGFLIVFKLFFMWMFKIYKVPWRFFGLNEARKIFLAHVCSAVLFTIIFFIIQDFLNPYPRSVIFIDLLISCLLVGLLRISKRMVLDFSNKPHKGEPCIVIGATSKALHVLRGLKQGYLDYYAVGVVDGRSDLVGTYCDGFLVQDKKDIPILIKDYDAKTAIIALALDQDELQALVDELTGYGIRDMKLFSLIENEPIKDISIEDLLARKPKDLNPEAISNFLKDKRVLVTGAGGSIGSEICKQCLKFGVSELVMVEHSEFNLYKIGEDTRDKRTVSKLVNITNLKDFEEVFEEFRPEIVIHAAAYKHVPLCELNPRSAVENNILGTKNAVDLSKKYGAKKFVMISSDKAVRPTNIMGTTKRVCELYALNSNEAGVCEIVCVRFGNVLGSSGSVIPKFKAQIAANKPLSVTHPEITRYFMLTSEACQLVLQAASIAEGGELFVLDMGEPIKIVDLAKKMLLLSNKEHLGIEFVGLRPGEKLYEELLINKDDVQTKYESIFVTHSQPYDLTLLNSQINELLELEDDSEIAPALKKIVPEFNHALNLKG from the coding sequence ATGTTTCATGCAACAAAGTTAAAAAGGCTCGTATTTTTCCTTCTTGGCGATGTTTTTATATTTATCTTTTCGATATATGTGGCTTATCTTTTAAGATTTAATGCCGACATCCCAGATATCTACGTGCAAGGGCTTTTTGTAACGGCTGGATTTTTGATCGTATTTAAGCTCTTTTTTATGTGGATGTTTAAAATTTACAAGGTACCGTGGAGATTTTTTGGATTAAACGAAGCAAGAAAAATTTTCCTAGCTCACGTTTGCTCAGCGGTTTTATTTACGATCATTTTTTTTATCATTCAAGATTTTTTAAATCCATATCCAAGAAGCGTTATTTTCATTGATCTTCTTATTTCATGCTTACTTGTTGGGCTTTTAAGAATTTCAAAACGCATGGTGCTTGACTTTTCAAACAAACCTCACAAAGGTGAGCCTTGTATCGTTATAGGCGCAACGTCAAAAGCGCTTCACGTCTTGCGTGGCTTAAAGCAGGGCTATCTTGACTACTACGCGGTTGGAGTGGTAGATGGCAGGAGTGATCTTGTTGGCACTTATTGTGATGGATTTTTAGTTCAAGATAAAAAAGATATACCAATCCTTATAAAAGACTACGACGCAAAGACTGCTATCATCGCACTAGCACTTGATCAAGACGAGCTTCAAGCTTTAGTTGATGAGCTAACTGGATATGGCATAAGAGATATGAAGCTCTTTTCGCTTATCGAAAATGAGCCGATCAAGGATATTTCGATCGAAGATTTGCTCGCTAGAAAGCCAAAAGACCTTAATCCAGAGGCTATTTCAAATTTCTTAAAAGATAAAAGAGTACTTGTCACTGGAGCTGGCGGCAGTATAGGAAGTGAAATTTGTAAGCAGTGTTTAAAATTTGGTGTAAGTGAGCTTGTAATGGTTGAGCACAGCGAGTTTAATCTTTATAAAATAGGCGAAGATACAAGAGATAAAAGAACTGTTAGCAAGCTTGTAAATATCACAAATTTAAAAGACTTTGAAGAGGTTTTTGAAGAATTTAGACCAGAGATAGTCATCCATGCTGCAGCCTACAAACACGTGCCACTTTGCGAGCTAAATCCTCGCTCAGCAGTTGAAAACAACATCCTTGGTACAAAAAATGCAGTCGATCTTTCTAAAAAATATGGTGCTAAGAAATTTGTCATGATCTCATCAGACAAGGCTGTGCGCCCAACAAACATAATGGGCACAACTAAGCGCGTTTGCGAGCTTTATGCACTAAATTCAAACGAGGCAGGTGTATGCGAAATAGTTTGCGTGCGCTTTGGTAACGTCCTTGGCTCAAGCGGATCTGTCATACCTAAATTTAAAGCACAAATCGCCGCAAACAAGCCACTAAGTGTTACTCACCCAGAGATTACAAGATATTTTATGCTCACATCTGAGGCGTGCCAGCTGGTACTTCAAGCTGCCTCTATTGCAGAAGGTGGCGAGCTTTTTGTGCTTGATATGGGCGAGCCAATCAAGATTGTCGATCTGGCTAAAAAGATGCTGCTTCTTTCAAACAAAGAGCATCTGGGTATCGAATTTGTAGGGCTTAGACCTGGCGAGAAGCTTTATGAGGAGCTGCTTATCAACAAAGATGACGTTCAAACTAAGTATGAATCGATCTTTGTGACGCATTCACAGCCATATGATTTGACGCTTTTAAATTCGCAGATCAATGAGCTTTTGGAGCTAGAAGATGACAGCGAGATCGCACCTGCGCTTAAAAAGATCGTTCCTGAGTTCAATCACGCATTAAATTTAAAAGGTTAA
- the pglD gene encoding UDP-N-acetylbacillosamine N-acetyltransferase: MAKTKKIYIYGASGHGLVVADIARSNGYYEIVFLDDASERKFSPELEKADIIIAIGDNKTRQKISQKVEAAGFEIVNLIHKSAVVSESAVIEKGVVVMPNAVINAKACIKEGAIINSGTVIEHECVIDKFAHISPNAALAGNVSVGEFTHIGIGSSIIQGISIGKNCIIGAGSVVVRDIKDGTKAYGVPACERAKI; encoded by the coding sequence ATGGCAAAAACTAAGAAAATTTATATCTACGGAGCAAGTGGGCATGGCCTTGTAGTAGCTGATATTGCTAGAAGCAACGGCTATTATGAGATAGTTTTTTTAGATGACGCTAGTGAGCGTAAATTTAGCCCAGAGCTTGAAAAAGCCGACATCATAATAGCTATTGGCGACAATAAAACAAGGCAAAAGATCAGCCAAAAAGTAGAGGCTGCTGGCTTTGAGATAGTAAATTTGATCCATAAAAGCGCGGTTGTGAGCGAAAGTGCTGTGATAGAAAAAGGCGTAGTTGTCATGCCAAATGCCGTTATAAACGCAAAAGCTTGCATAAAAGAGGGTGCTATCATAAACTCTGGCACGGTGATAGAGCATGAGTGCGTGATAGATAAATTTGCTCACATCAGCCCAAATGCAGCCCTTGCTGGAAATGTTAGCGTGGGCGAATTTACGCACATAGGTATCGGCTCAAGCATCATTCAAGGTATAAGTATTGGCAAAAACTGCATCATCGGTGCTGGAAGCGTAGTTGTTAGAGATATAAAAGATGGCACAAAGGCTTACGGCGTACCTGCATGCGAGCGCGCTAAGATATAA
- a CDS encoding PDC sensor domain-containing protein: protein MVIKDIKRFSDTRYKARAYICYLFSRNLPNRLPGVCLENIKAGFDKISHEIENFDALYILDENGVQIEDSISLNEKYKIPKGENRANKAYYYTAVREKRCVLSDPYPSSLNGGLCVTASVPIYNEKNELKFIACIDISLENILNMVDSGFVEEHFGRFLKTIYTLFCASLFMICAFLFWHGVKSFISKSIEHINVEEIFESTIILTLALAIFDLVKTIFEEEVLGKNHEENSVIYKTMVRFIGSIIIALAIEALMLVFKFAITAPENIINAIYLIGGVAMLMAALSFYLFSVKRQENR, encoded by the coding sequence TTGGTTATAAAAGATATTAAGAGATTTAGTGACACGAGATATAAGGCAAGGGCGTATATTTGTTATTTATTTAGTAGAAATTTGCCAAATAGACTGCCCGGAGTTTGTTTAGAGAACATAAAAGCTGGCTTTGATAAGATCAGCCACGAGATAGAAAATTTTGACGCATTGTATATCTTAGACGAAAATGGCGTGCAGATTGAAGACTCGATCAGCCTAAATGAGAAGTATAAAATTCCAAAGGGCGAAAACCGCGCAAATAAAGCCTACTACTACACTGCAGTGCGTGAGAAAAGATGCGTTTTAAGCGATCCATATCCATCAAGCCTAAATGGAGGTTTATGCGTCACGGCAAGCGTGCCTATCTATAATGAAAAAAATGAGCTTAAATTTATCGCCTGCATCGACATAAGCCTAGAAAATATCCTAAATATGGTTGATAGCGGCTTTGTTGAGGAGCATTTTGGTAGATTTTTAAAGACTATTTATACACTTTTTTGTGCATCGCTTTTTATGATCTGCGCATTTTTGTTTTGGCACGGTGTAAAGAGCTTTATCTCAAAGAGCATCGAGCATATAAATGTCGAAGAAATTTTTGAATCAACTATCATTTTAACGCTAGCCCTCGCCATTTTTGACCTTGTTAAGACGATATTTGAAGAAGAGGTGTTAGGTAAAAATCACGAGGAAAATAGCGTTATTTATAAGACGATGGTGAGATTTATCGGCTCAATTATCATCGCACTTGCAATCGAGGCGCTTATGCTAGTCTTTAAATTTGCTATCACTGCACCTGAAAATATTATAAATGCTATCTATCTAATAGGCGGTGTGGCGATGCTGATGGCGGCACTTAGCTTTTATCTTTTCAGCGTAAAAAGACAAGAGAACAGATGA
- a CDS encoding 50S ribosomal protein L11 methyltransferase, whose translation MKDKFYELSIKTSNFYDEILELVFSFGVTCVEELDHEIIIREEYDLKDIAWGIEEYAKGLSSVRKISNDLKISLNLKENKDWLGEYKKAVKPILVDKIYVRPSWEEPLNGVTNIIIDPALAFGSGHHESTNSCLQLLQKYVKSGNTALDVGCGSGILSIALAKLGCKVDACDTDEQATQSSLSNAELNEVKFNKIWTGSIANLEQKYDIVVANIIADVIFMLSNDLKKSLKKGGYLVLSGILNKYEDRIKDTFKDSELIEIKQSNDWSSFVYKEIDE comes from the coding sequence ATGAAAGATAAATTTTACGAATTAAGCATAAAAACATCAAATTTTTATGATGAAATTTTAGAGCTAGTTTTCTCTTTTGGAGTTACCTGTGTTGAAGAGCTAGATCACGAGATCATCATCAGGGAAGAGTATGATCTAAAAGATATAGCTTGGGGTATTGAAGAGTATGCAAAAGGACTCTCTAGTGTTCGTAAAATTTCAAATGATTTAAAAATTTCTCTTAATTTAAAAGAAAATAAAGACTGGCTAGGTGAATATAAAAAGGCAGTTAAGCCTATTTTGGTTGATAAAATTTATGTTAGACCTAGCTGGGAAGAGCCACTTAATGGCGTAACAAATATCATAATCGACCCAGCTCTAGCCTTTGGCTCAGGGCACCATGAAAGCACAAATTCTTGTTTGCAACTTTTACAAAAATATGTAAAAAGTGGCAATACTGCTTTAGATGTAGGTTGTGGAAGCGGGATATTAAGCATAGCCTTAGCAAAGCTTGGCTGTAAGGTCGATGCTTGTGATACAGACGAGCAAGCCACACAAAGCTCACTTAGCAACGCCGAGTTGAATGAGGTTAAATTTAATAAAATTTGGACAGGCTCTATCGCGAATTTAGAGCAAAAATATGACATTGTCGTAGCAAATATCATCGCTGATGTCATTTTTATGCTCTCAAATGACTTAAAAAAATCGCTTAAAAAAGGCGGCTACTTGGTATTGTCAGGAATTTTAAACAAATACGAAGATAGGATTAAAGATACATTTAAGGATTCGGAGCTAATTGAGATAAAACAAAGTAACGATTGGAGTAGCTTTGTTTATAAGGAAATAGATGAATAA
- the hisA gene encoding 1-(5-phosphoribosyl)-5-[(5-phosphoribosylamino)methylideneamino]imidazole-4-carboxamide isomerase encodes MEIFPAIDLKEGQAVRLSKGLMQSAKIYSNEPSELAKKFEDYGAKWLHVVDLDGAFAGETINFKTIEKITKATNLSVQVGGGIRDEDRIKRYLDLGVSRVILGSVALRDPEFTAKMAEIYRVVVGIDAKDGYVAVQGWGEISNIKAVDLARKFADVGVEAVICTDINKDGMLGGVNVEFSLQIARNSKLETIASGGVSDINDILMLKATNEISGVIVGKAYYEGLLDLKEAFKLLR; translated from the coding sequence ATGGAAATTTTTCCAGCGATTGATTTAAAAGAGGGGCAAGCAGTTAGACTTAGCAAAGGTCTTATGCAAAGTGCAAAAATTTATAGCAACGAGCCAAGTGAACTTGCTAAGAAATTTGAAGATTATGGCGCAAAATGGCTTCATGTGGTTGATTTAGACGGTGCATTTGCTGGAGAGACGATAAATTTTAAAACAATTGAAAAAATTACAAAGGCTACAAATTTAAGTGTCCAAGTGGGTGGTGGCATAAGAGATGAAGATCGAATAAAACGCTATTTAGATTTAGGAGTTAGCAGAGTGATCCTTGGCTCAGTTGCTCTTAGAGATCCAGAATTTACAGCAAAAATGGCTGAAATTTATAGAGTTGTAGTTGGCATTGACGCAAAAGATGGCTACGTGGCCGTGCAAGGTTGGGGCGAGATCTCAAATATAAAAGCAGTCGATCTTGCAAGAAAATTTGCAGATGTTGGCGTGGAAGCTGTGATTTGTACCGATATTAACAAGGATGGAATGCTTGGCGGAGTCAATGTTGAGTTTAGCTTACAAATAGCTAGAAATAGCAAGCTTGAGACAATAGCAAGTGGTGGCGTGAGTGATATAAATGATATTTTGATGCTAAAAGCCACAAATGAGATTAGTGGCGTAATAGTTGGGAAAGCCTACTATGAGGGCTTGCTTGACCTAAAAGAGGCCTTTAAACTACTTAGATAG